CGCGGCAACGTGCAGAGCCGCCTCGCCAAGCTGGAGGCCGGGGAGGTCGACGCCACCCTGCTGGCGCTCGCCGGGCTGCGCCGCCTCGGCCTGACCGACCGCATCACCGCCGTGCTGGAGCATGAGGAGATGCTGCCCGCCGTCGCCCAGGGCGCCATCGGCATCGAGATCCGCAGCGCCGACGACGCCACCCGCGCCCTGCTGGCCCCGCTGAACTGCGCCGCCACCACGGCCCGCGTGACGGCGGAGCGCGCGCTCCTCGCCATGCTCGACGGCTCCTGCCGCACCCCCATCGCCGGGCTGGCCACGCTGGACGGCGACCGGCTGCACCTGAAGGCCAAGGTGCTGTCCAACGACGGGCGGCAGGTCTTCCGGGCGGAGCGCAGCGGCAGCGCCGGCGACGCCGCGGCGATCGGCGCCGACGCCGGGGCGGAGATCAAGGCCGTCCTGCCGCCCGACTTCTTCAAGAGCTGACGGCGGCCGGCGATGGCGGCCCCCCACATCCTGGTCACCCGTCCGGCG
The window above is part of the Azospirillum sp. TSH58 genome. Proteins encoded here:
- the hemC gene encoding hydroxymethylbilane synthase, coding for MTQPLRIGTRGSPLALAQAHETRDRLIAAHPHLAAPGAIEIVVFKTTGDRILDRTLAEAGGKGLFTKELEDALLDGRADLAVHSMKDVPTWMPDGLEIATLLPREDTRDAFFSRGGHTVDTLPAGSVVGTAGLRRQAQILERRPDLTVVPFRGNVQSRLAKLEAGEVDATLLALAGLRRLGLTDRITAVLEHEEMLPAVAQGAIGIEIRSADDATRALLAPLNCAATTARVTAERALLAMLDGSCRTPIAGLATLDGDRLHLKAKVLSNDGRQVFRAERSGSAGDAAAIGADAGAEIKAVLPPDFFKS